A single Paenibacillus sp. FSL R5-0517 DNA region contains:
- a CDS encoding L-threonine 3-dehydrogenase gives MKKILVTGALGQIGSELVVKLREIYGADHVVATDLRSSSHEITRSGPFELLDVTNDKAMFEIAKRYEVDTVMHLAALLSATAEEKPLLAWNLNMGGLMNALEISRELSCQFFTPSSIGSFGPSTPKDNTPQDTIQRPNTMYGVNKVSGELLCDYYFHKYGLDTRGLRFPGLISYMTPPGGGTTDYAVEIYYAAVTSGRYTSYIAKDSNMDMMYMPDALNAIIDLMEADSSHLIHRNSFNVTAMSVDPEAIAAAIREEIPGFILDYDVDPKRQAIADGWPHSIDATAAKTEWGFHARYDLKTMTKDMLSQLSERQMLRKA, from the coding sequence ATGAAGAAGATATTGGTGACCGGAGCACTGGGCCAGATCGGTTCTGAGTTAGTTGTTAAATTACGTGAGATTTATGGTGCGGATCACGTTGTTGCTACGGATCTCAGGTCATCATCCCACGAGATCACCCGATCCGGGCCATTCGAACTGCTGGATGTGACAAATGATAAAGCGATGTTTGAAATCGCCAAGCGGTACGAAGTAGATACCGTCATGCATTTGGCTGCGCTACTCTCGGCTACGGCAGAGGAGAAGCCCCTGCTTGCCTGGAATTTGAATATGGGCGGATTGATGAATGCACTTGAAATATCCAGGGAGCTCAGTTGCCAATTTTTCACTCCGAGCTCCATTGGATCTTTTGGCCCTTCGACTCCGAAAGATAATACCCCGCAGGATACGATCCAGAGGCCTAATACGATGTACGGCGTGAACAAGGTGTCCGGCGAACTGCTTTGTGATTATTATTTTCACAAATATGGTCTTGATACCAGGGGACTGCGATTCCCGGGTTTGATATCTTATATGACGCCTCCCGGCGGAGGAACGACGGATTATGCAGTGGAAATTTACTATGCAGCTGTGACGAGTGGTCGGTATACATCTTATATCGCCAAAGACTCAAATATGGACATGATGTATATGCCGGATGCGCTGAACGCCATCATTGATTTAATGGAAGCGGATTCATCCCATTTGATACATCGAAACTCATTTAATGTCACCGCAATGAGCGTCGATCCAGAAGCGATCGCTGCCGCGATTCGGGAAGAGATTCCCGGATTCATCCTGGATTATGACGTTGATCCGAAGAGACAGGCGATAGCTGATGGCTGGCCGCATTCCATTGATGCGACAGCTGCGAAAACAGAATGGGGATTTCATGCCCGCTACGACTTGAAGACCATGACGAAAGATATGCTATCACAGTTAAGTGAGAGACAAATGCTTCGCAAAGCTTAA
- a CDS encoding GNAT family protein, which translates to MRSVNIHIRDISVDDAAGLLQLQKENRDFFEIYAPIRTDDFYTIEGQLKYIQKQVEARKNDQAYNFGIFTNTDNMLVGTVSLFHVMRGPLQSAYIGYDLDQKSNGRGYTTEAVRLVVDYGFNKLKLHRIEAGAMTHNIASIRVLEKVGFQKEGIARQNVHINGKWEDHQILAILNPYS; encoded by the coding sequence TTGAGAAGCGTCAACATACATATTAGGGATATTTCCGTCGATGATGCTGCTGGACTACTCCAGTTGCAGAAAGAAAACCGTGATTTTTTTGAAATCTACGCACCGATACGCACCGACGATTTCTATACGATAGAAGGACAGCTTAAGTATATTCAAAAGCAGGTCGAAGCTAGAAAAAATGACCAAGCATATAATTTTGGAATCTTCACAAACACCGATAATATGTTAGTGGGGACGGTAAGCCTTTTCCACGTGATGCGGGGCCCACTTCAAAGTGCATACATCGGATACGACTTAGATCAAAAAAGTAACGGTAGAGGCTACACAACTGAGGCTGTTCGGTTAGTCGTTGACTATGGCTTCAATAAATTAAAATTACATAGAATTGAAGCAGGGGCAATGACGCATAATATCGCCTCAATTCGAGTGCTTGAGAAGGTTGGTTTTCAAAAAGAAGGTATTGCTCGACAGAATGTTCATATTAATGGAAAATGGGAGGATCATCAGATACTCGCGATTCTTAATCCATACAGTTAG
- a CDS encoding helix-turn-helix domain-containing protein — MRVCNEGFEQEFIDGNSDMYAIAFTQNVLSGRWKYFILWYLKDETRRYSDIKKFLGDLSQGSLTKQLKELENDGVIQRDIYPEVPPRVEYSLTEKGMKLLPILEKMEDFGKEFG, encoded by the coding sequence ATGCGGGTTTGTAATGAAGGATTTGAGCAAGAGTTCATCGATGGAAATAGTGATATGTACGCGATAGCCTTTACGCAAAATGTTCTTTCCGGACGATGGAAGTATTTTATATTATGGTATCTAAAAGATGAAACACGTCGCTATTCGGACATCAAAAAATTCCTTGGGGATCTTTCTCAAGGCTCACTTACCAAGCAACTTAAGGAATTAGAGAATGATGGCGTTATTCAACGTGATATTTATCCGGAAGTTCCTCCACGAGTCGAGTACTCGTTGACAGAAAAGGGAATGAAGTTACTTCCAATTCTTGAAAAGATGGAGGACTTCGGTAAAGAATTCGGTTGA
- a CDS encoding TetR/AcrR family transcriptional regulator, giving the protein MSKKIDLRILRSKHSIKKAFIELLNEKGYEGITIQDIADKAMINRNTFYLHYQNKPDLLNVSMDELLEELKSTLNLCSSSKSPISGFMLEQLMQTILEKIKGNIPFYKALLLDENRIYGFQSKMEEIIKNTVEDGLDNMPLQISKELLLQYIASTFMGIVIWWVKNDFSYTPSELASQFGKILTHGHLKAAGIPIDDE; this is encoded by the coding sequence ATGAGCAAAAAAATCGATTTGCGTATCCTTCGCTCCAAACATTCGATAAAAAAGGCGTTTATAGAACTTCTTAATGAAAAAGGGTACGAAGGAATTACGATTCAAGATATAGCCGATAAGGCGATGATTAACCGAAATACCTTTTACCTTCATTATCAGAACAAACCCGATTTGTTAAACGTATCTATGGACGAATTATTAGAAGAACTAAAGAGTACACTCAATCTTTGTTCGAGCAGCAAATCTCCTATAAGCGGCTTTATGCTTGAACAACTAATGCAAACCATACTGGAGAAAATTAAAGGCAATATTCCCTTTTATAAAGCATTGTTACTTGATGAGAATAGAATTTATGGGTTTCAATCAAAGATGGAGGAAATTATAAAAAATACAGTGGAAGATGGCTTGGATAATATGCCCCTTCAGATTTCAAAGGAATTATTACTTCAATATATCGCATCTACTTTTATGGGCATTGTAATATGGTGGGTTAAAAATGATTTTTCTTATACTCCAAGTGAACTTGCTTCTCAATTCGGAAAAATTCTCACTCATGGACACTTAAAAGCCGCAGGTATTCCAATAGATGATGAGTGA
- a CDS encoding NtaA/DmoA family FMN-dependent monooxygenase (This protein belongs to a clade of FMN-dependent monooxygenases, within a broader family of flavin-dependent oxidoreductases, the luciferase-like monooxygenase (LMM) family, some of whose members use coenzyme F420 rather than FMN.): MQQNKKMQLALQMVSGYGGEFSAWRVPGTDPAAYTNIDSYVERAKIAEKGKFQMIFIADTPSLTVNLGPQTPAFPMDPTLALMAVARETKHIGLVATLSTTFNYPYNIARQFKALDVISQGRVGWNAVTTSDPSAAANFGAKVANRKERYDKAHESIQIVQALWGSWESDAWTLDVEGGQFADMDKIKPINLQGQYYASRGPLPIPPSAQGQPVIFQAGGGGEGLELAGRYASGVYANPYDIESAREQRQAIRQSAVHFGREPDDIKMFAGFMFSLASTEEEALNRRKQLMSFNPQEIPSRVSYLGSMIGLALSVNSIDIDKPVPPDLLKHAYAHPMDPRSPKALQLLQQGLSIRDVLAHGVINYHPVVAGTPTQVADFLEEWFLAEACDGFSVVPDIAFDGVADFVELVVPILQKRGLFHTEYEGKTLRENMGVPYEYGMRVLK, from the coding sequence ATGCAACAAAATAAGAAGATGCAATTGGCTCTACAGATGGTTTCGGGATACGGCGGTGAATTCAGCGCTTGGAGAGTGCCTGGCACTGACCCAGCAGCTTATACAAATATAGATAGTTATGTAGAACGGGCGAAGATAGCCGAAAAAGGGAAGTTTCAAATGATTTTTATTGCCGACACTCCTTCATTAACTGTGAACTTAGGCCCTCAGACGCCTGCGTTCCCAATGGATCCAACGTTGGCTCTAATGGCCGTAGCCCGAGAAACGAAACACATTGGACTTGTTGCTACACTCTCTACGACATTCAACTATCCATACAACATTGCGCGTCAGTTCAAAGCACTGGATGTAATTAGTCAAGGACGTGTAGGGTGGAATGCGGTTACAACATCCGACCCCTCAGCTGCTGCAAATTTTGGTGCCAAAGTTGCCAACCGTAAAGAGCGGTATGACAAAGCACATGAAAGTATACAAATTGTTCAGGCTTTGTGGGGGAGTTGGGAGTCCGATGCTTGGACACTTGATGTAGAGGGAGGGCAATTCGCTGATATGGACAAAATCAAGCCAATAAACCTTCAAGGTCAATATTATGCATCTCGTGGTCCTTTGCCAATTCCCCCTTCTGCACAAGGCCAACCTGTTATCTTCCAAGCGGGAGGAGGAGGTGAGGGATTAGAATTAGCTGGGAGATATGCCTCGGGCGTGTACGCGAATCCCTATGATATCGAATCTGCTCGTGAACAAAGACAAGCGATTCGGCAAAGTGCCGTTCATTTTGGGCGAGAACCTGATGATATCAAAATGTTTGCTGGTTTTATGTTTTCGCTGGCATCTACCGAAGAAGAAGCCTTGAACCGTCGAAAACAGCTTATGAGCTTTAATCCTCAGGAGATTCCTAGTCGGGTAAGTTATCTCGGTTCTATGATCGGTTTAGCCTTGTCGGTAAACTCGATAGATATTGATAAACCAGTACCTCCTGACTTGTTGAAACATGCATATGCTCATCCAATGGACCCAAGATCACCAAAAGCTTTGCAATTACTGCAGCAAGGGCTATCCATTCGCGATGTTCTTGCCCATGGGGTCATTAATTATCATCCTGTCGTTGCAGGAACACCCACACAAGTTGCTGATTTTTTAGAAGAATGGTTTTTGGCTGAAGCTTGTGACGGCTTTTCGGTCGTCCCCGATATAGCTTTTGATGGCGTTGCGGATTTTGTAGAGCTGGTTGTGCCTATCTTACAGAAACGTGGTTTGTTTCACACTGAATACGAAGGAAAAACCCTTCGAGAGAACATGGGCGTTCCATACGAATATGGGATGCGGGTATTGAAATAA
- a CDS encoding SDR family oxidoreductase: MKTIAIVGAGAGLGMSIAKKFGQNGFRVALIARNEEKLNQLVIELEQLGIEAASFQADILNKEQIEMAFAAIKEKYGFIDVLEYSPTPSFDSVAPTLDVTEENALYQFQYNVLGALSSVKQVLPDMLDKQSGALLFTTGGASVHPVPMMGNVGIAISGLRNYIFNLNSELADKGVYAGHLSIGIWMQPNSGVQDKIADIWYDMYSKRDRVEEFITEDKV; this comes from the coding sequence ATGAAAACGATAGCGATTGTTGGAGCAGGAGCAGGTTTAGGGATGTCCATTGCAAAGAAATTCGGACAAAATGGATTCCGCGTAGCGCTTATTGCACGAAATGAAGAAAAGTTGAACCAACTAGTTATTGAATTAGAACAATTGGGAATCGAAGCTGCTTCATTTCAAGCGGACATATTAAATAAAGAACAAATTGAGATGGCATTTGCTGCTATTAAAGAGAAATACGGATTTATTGATGTTCTTGAATACAGTCCAACGCCGAGCTTTGACTCAGTAGCGCCAACACTAGATGTAACTGAAGAAAATGCATTATACCAATTTCAATATAATGTTTTAGGTGCTTTATCAAGTGTTAAACAAGTGCTTCCGGATATGTTGGATAAGCAAAGCGGTGCTCTGTTATTTACAACGGGAGGTGCTTCAGTACACCCGGTACCGATGATGGGTAATGTCGGCATTGCAATTTCAGGACTTCGTAATTATATCTTTAATTTGAACAGCGAACTAGCTGACAAAGGAGTTTATGCAGGTCACCTTTCGATCGGAATTTGGATGCAGCCAAATTCAGGAGTTCAAGATAAAATCGCTGATATTTGGTACGACATGTACAGCAAAAGAGACAGAGTAGAAGAGTTTATAACTGAAGATAAAGTCTAA
- a CDS encoding glycine C-acetyltransferase → MSSQALDQFLSSNIEDIKNKGLYNSIDTLQGANGPVIRIDEKSLINLSSNNYLGLATDYRLIDASVKAAQTYGAGAGAVRTINGTMDLHIELEEKLARFKQTEAVIVYQSGFNCNMAAISAVMDQHDAILSDELNHASIIDGCRLSRAKVIRFKHSDMNDLRRLAKETKESGQYHKIMVITDGVFSMDGDIAKLPEIVKIAEEFDLITYVDDAHGSGVLGAGAGTVKHFGLSDRIDFQIGTLSKAIGVVGGYVAGKKQLIEWLKLRSRPFLFSTSLPPAAIASCSASIDILMNDKELIEKLWENGNHLKNGLSRLGYNVGQSETPITPCIIGDELTAQEFSKRLYEEGVYAKAIVFPTVPKGTGRIRNMPTAAHTKEMLEQVISVYEKVGTEMKLI, encoded by the coding sequence ATGTCAAGTCAAGCATTGGACCAATTTTTAAGTTCGAACATCGAAGATATAAAGAATAAAGGTCTATATAACTCCATCGATACACTGCAGGGTGCAAATGGTCCTGTTATTCGTATTGACGAAAAGTCCCTAATCAATTTGTCTTCTAATAACTATCTAGGCTTGGCAACAGATTACCGACTGATTGATGCTTCTGTTAAGGCGGCGCAGACATACGGGGCAGGAGCAGGGGCTGTGAGAACAATTAATGGTACGATGGATCTTCATATTGAGCTGGAAGAAAAACTGGCCCGTTTCAAACAAACGGAAGCCGTTATCGTGTATCAATCTGGATTTAACTGCAATATGGCTGCGATATCCGCGGTAATGGACCAACATGATGCGATTTTATCAGATGAGCTGAACCACGCTTCCATTATTGATGGCTGCCGCTTGTCGAGAGCCAAGGTAATTCGCTTTAAGCATTCGGATATGAATGATTTAAGACGGCTGGCGAAAGAGACCAAGGAATCCGGTCAGTACCATAAAATTATGGTCATCACCGACGGGGTTTTCTCCATGGATGGTGATATAGCAAAGCTGCCCGAAATTGTGAAAATAGCAGAAGAATTCGATCTGATTACTTATGTGGATGATGCCCACGGTTCGGGCGTTCTCGGAGCAGGTGCAGGAACCGTGAAGCATTTTGGATTGTCCGACCGTATCGACTTTCAAATTGGTACTCTTTCCAAGGCAATTGGCGTTGTCGGCGGTTATGTGGCGGGAAAAAAACAACTGATCGAATGGTTGAAGCTGAGAAGCCGCCCGTTTCTGTTCTCCACATCTCTACCTCCGGCTGCAATCGCTTCCTGTAGCGCTTCGATCGACATTTTGATGAATGACAAGGAGCTGATTGAAAAGCTGTGGGAGAACGGCAATCATTTGAAAAATGGCTTGAGCAGGCTTGGATATAATGTAGGTCAAAGTGAAACACCGATCACCCCTTGTATCATTGGTGATGAATTAACCGCCCAAGAGTTCAGCAAACGACTCTATGAAGAAGGCGTGTACGCTAAGGCCATCGTGTTTCCGACAGTCCCGAAGGGAACCGGAAGAATACGCAACATGCCGACAGCAGCCCATACTAAGGAGATGCTCGAACAGGTGATCTCCGTTTATGAGAAAGTTGGCACAGAAATGAAGCTGATTTAG
- a CDS encoding NAD(P)-binding domain-containing protein → MRFGIIGAGPIALSISKKLVNNNHDVKIADARDIERLKGKPINAIPVKVEDVISNIDVLIISIPLHALPNIRSVVEKAADEVIVVDTSNYYPQMGVKIDDIENGMVESVWVTKQLGRSIIKAFNNLLAYTLEHEGTPEGSSHRIAAAIAGDDLQQKQTIMSIVSELGFDTVDSGSLNDSWRQQPGTPAYCTELTQEELSEALQKAKKEQAPFLRDKVMEKLIAASGGYSHKEIVNLNREMYNS, encoded by the coding sequence ATGAGATTTGGAATAATCGGAGCAGGACCCATTGCATTATCTATTTCGAAAAAGTTGGTAAATAATAATCACGATGTGAAAATTGCAGATGCTCGTGATATAGAACGGTTGAAAGGGAAACCTATTAACGCAATACCTGTAAAGGTAGAGGATGTCATTTCCAATATTGATGTTCTCATTATATCAATTCCTCTTCATGCGCTGCCTAATATTCGTAGTGTAGTTGAAAAAGCGGCGGATGAAGTTATTGTAGTCGACACTTCCAATTACTATCCTCAAATGGGAGTGAAAATTGATGACATCGAGAATGGGATGGTTGAAAGTGTCTGGGTTACAAAACAATTAGGCAGATCAATTATCAAAGCTTTTAATAATTTGTTAGCCTATACTTTAGAACATGAGGGTACACCGGAAGGAAGCAGTCATCGCATTGCGGCAGCTATTGCCGGTGATGATCTTCAGCAAAAGCAAACAATTATGAGCATAGTCAGTGAATTAGGTTTCGATACAGTGGATAGCGGGAGTTTAAATGATTCATGGAGACAGCAGCCAGGAACACCAGCATATTGCACAGAACTAACCCAAGAGGAATTAAGTGAAGCACTTCAAAAGGCCAAAAAAGAACAAGCCCCATTTCTGCGGGACAAAGTTATGGAGAAGCTGATCGCGGCTTCTGGTGGATATTCGCATAAAGAAATCGTCAACCTAAATAGAGAAATGTATAATTCCTAA
- the nfsA gene encoding oxygen-insensitive NADPH nitroreductase: MNHTLELLHNHTSYRTYTSQPLAEEQVDAIFKAANQTSSFSLLQAVSIVRITDPVLRKKVRKLCVDQPYIEEAAEFWIFCADFNRNHQIAPDVDIEYIEFLLIGSFDAGLMAQNALTAAESMGLGGVFIGAVRANIEELSDLLGLPNYVIPLVGLCIGSPTGDKPELKPRLPQSMVLLENQYQALDQDIMASYDETMLNYYENRLVRAPFTVKKVTGWSDHIQDHLQRSILPQMMDYLNKQGFAKK; the protein is encoded by the coding sequence ATGAATCACACACTTGAGTTGCTTCATAATCACACATCGTATCGTACGTACACATCGCAACCCTTAGCAGAGGAACAAGTCGATGCGATCTTTAAGGCCGCCAATCAAACTTCATCGTTCAGTCTTTTGCAGGCCGTGTCCATTGTTCGTATCACTGATCCGGTTCTACGAAAAAAGGTGAGAAAACTTTGTGTTGATCAACCTTATATTGAAGAGGCGGCAGAGTTTTGGATTTTTTGTGCGGATTTTAACCGAAACCATCAAATTGCTCCGGATGTAGATATCGAATATATTGAATTCCTCTTGATTGGTTCATTCGATGCCGGGCTCATGGCACAAAATGCATTAACTGCGGCTGAATCCATGGGACTAGGCGGTGTTTTTATTGGTGCGGTCAGAGCTAATATTGAGGAATTATCAGACTTGTTGGGCTTACCGAACTATGTGATTCCCTTGGTGGGATTATGCATAGGCAGTCCCACGGGAGATAAACCTGAACTGAAACCTCGTCTGCCTCAATCTATGGTTTTACTTGAAAATCAGTATCAGGCACTCGATCAAGATATAATGGCTAGCTATGACGAAACCATGTTGAATTACTATGAGAATCGTCTGGTAAGAGCTCCTTTCACAGTCAAAAAAGTAACAGGATGGAGTGACCACATTCAGGATCATCTACAAAGAAGTATCCTACCTCAAATGATGGACTATTTGAACAAACAAGGATTTGCTAAAAAGTAA
- a CDS encoding MarR family transcriptional regulator, which translates to MTDAVDCDIRQSLDRISSQMRRNYSESLRELNLYVGQDNLLYRLWTGDGVTQMQLCEHLKCEPPTVTNMVKSLEHNGFIYRKRDVQDARVMRIYLTEKGKELEQPVNKKWREQQAKLLHSISEEERLILRKLMHQMERNIIRPGIGCSFAEM; encoded by the coding sequence ATGACAGATGCAGTAGACTGTGACATTCGACAGTCTTTAGATCGGATTTCCTCCCAAATGCGTCGTAATTATAGTGAATCACTGCGGGAACTTAATCTTTATGTAGGGCAGGATAATTTGCTCTATCGTCTGTGGACAGGTGACGGCGTAACACAGATGCAGCTATGTGAACACTTAAAATGTGAGCCTCCAACAGTAACAAATATGGTTAAATCACTGGAGCATAATGGATTTATATATCGCAAACGGGATGTACAAGATGCGCGAGTCATGCGTATTTATCTGACCGAAAAAGGGAAAGAATTAGAGCAACCAGTCAATAAAAAATGGAGGGAGCAACAAGCAAAATTGCTTCACTCCATTTCTGAGGAAGAACGTCTGATCTTAAGAAAGCTAATGCACCAAATGGAGAGGAATATAATACGACCGGGGATCGGTTGCAGTTTTGCTGAAATGTAA
- a CDS encoding NAD(P)H-binding protein: MNITVFGATGAIGQLVTQQALDHGDFVTAYVRNPQKISLKHPNLSLVQGELSNSSTIEKAVAESDVVISTLGPASDMSRKLKGTPIADGHELIIKAMKKHNKKRFITLATPALQSDDDKKNMSTILPGVLAKVLLPNGYAEMKKIEGIIKTSNMDWTVVRIINPNVKYTGQSYDYSFGDQSAKMSVSRENVAKFMYSAARDNQLIRKMPIIYNK; this comes from the coding sequence ATGAATATCACTGTTTTTGGTGCAACTGGTGCAATTGGACAGCTTGTGACCCAACAAGCATTAGATCACGGAGATTTCGTTACGGCATACGTTAGAAACCCCCAAAAAATCAGCCTCAAACATCCAAATTTGAGTCTTGTACAAGGGGAACTTTCGAATAGCTCAACCATCGAGAAAGCCGTTGCCGAATCCGATGTCGTAATCAGCACATTGGGGCCAGCCTCCGATATGTCACGAAAGCTTAAAGGCACGCCGATTGCTGACGGACACGAACTGATAATTAAGGCTATGAAGAAACATAACAAAAAAAGGTTCATTACACTTGCGACGCCAGCTTTGCAATCAGATGACGATAAGAAAAACATGTCCACGATACTTCCAGGTGTATTAGCCAAAGTTCTCCTTCCGAACGGTTATGCAGAAATGAAGAAAATAGAAGGAATAATTAAAACATCGAATATGGATTGGACAGTCGTTCGAATTATTAACCCCAATGTTAAATACACAGGGCAGTCTTATGACTATTCATTTGGAGATCAATCGGCTAAAATGTCTGTTTCCAGAGAAAATGTTGCCAAATTCATGTATTCTGCTGCTCGTGACAACCAATTGATTAGAAAAATGCCTATTATTTATAACAAATAA
- a CDS encoding GntR family transcriptional regulator has translation MPIPKDFALPARMSAKERAFSQIQRWIIDGTLQPGEKLMDAELAESLGVSRTPIREAFQLLEVQGLVSMHPGKETKVTNIEKNDIFKMYSTMAALQALAAEITAQIIVSEQIEKLRSINLEFASSIKNGQVYQAMEVDEQFHNYIVELSDNPYVATFNASLQIHIRRFKYVFLKQPITATLASVEEHDLIIKAFEGKNSDDAHILMKQNFIRPMQELYEIL, from the coding sequence ATGCCAATTCCCAAAGATTTTGCCTTACCCGCCCGTATGTCTGCAAAAGAAAGAGCGTTTTCTCAGATTCAGCGATGGATTATTGATGGAACACTGCAACCAGGTGAAAAGCTTATGGATGCGGAATTGGCTGAATCGCTTGGAGTCAGCCGGACACCGATTCGGGAGGCATTTCAGTTGCTCGAAGTTCAAGGCCTCGTGTCTATGCATCCAGGAAAAGAAACAAAAGTAACGAATATTGAGAAAAACGATATTTTCAAGATGTACTCAACGATGGCTGCTCTTCAGGCTTTAGCTGCTGAAATCACCGCCCAAATTATTGTTTCAGAACAGATCGAGAAACTAAGATCCATAAATTTGGAATTTGCTAGTTCCATTAAAAATGGACAAGTTTATCAGGCTATGGAGGTGGATGAGCAATTTCATAACTATATTGTGGAGCTCTCAGATAATCCTTATGTAGCCACATTTAATGCCTCTCTACAGATTCATATTAGGCGATTTAAGTATGTGTTTTTAAAACAACCCATCACGGCTACACTAGCTTCAGTGGAAGAGCATGATTTGATTATTAAAGCTTTTGAAGGCAAAAATAGCGATGATGCTCACATACTAATGAAACAAAATTTTATCCGACCGATGCAGGAACTGTACGAAATACTTTGA
- a CDS encoding DsbA family oxidoreductase: MKIEIWSDYVCPFCYIGKRRLESALEQFAHPNEVVIEYRSFELNPQTSMYSGKSMHQILSEKHGMSIEQAKKAHAELEKQAAMMGLVYNIDQIQPTNTFDAHRLTQYAKSVGKDQELAEKLFYSYYTDAKLISDYDTLADIAESVGMNRDESMAVLHDPSKYASEVRSDEATAKQLGITGAPFFVIDRKYAISGAQPTEVFLKALNQASQ; the protein is encoded by the coding sequence ATGAAAATCGAGATATGGTCGGATTATGTTTGTCCATTTTGTTATATTGGTAAACGACGATTAGAGTCTGCACTGGAGCAATTCGCTCATCCAAATGAAGTGGTCATTGAATATAGAAGCTTTGAACTTAATCCGCAAACATCCATGTACTCAGGCAAAAGTATGCATCAAATTCTTTCTGAGAAACATGGTATGAGTATCGAGCAAGCGAAAAAGGCACATGCTGAACTTGAAAAACAAGCAGCAATGATGGGTCTCGTGTATAATATCGACCAAATACAGCCCACCAATACGTTTGATGCGCATCGTTTAACCCAATATGCCAAATCAGTGGGTAAAGATCAGGAATTAGCAGAGAAGTTGTTCTATTCTTATTATACGGACGCCAAGCTAATTAGTGATTATGATACATTAGCAGATATTGCAGAATCAGTTGGAATGAACAGAGATGAGTCCATGGCAGTTCTCCATGACCCCTCCAAATATGCTAGCGAAGTGCGTTCAGATGAAGCTACAGCAAAACAATTAGGGATTACAGGAGCACCTTTCTTTGTCATTGATAGAAAATACGCGATATCCGGCGCACAACCAACAGAGGTATTTTTAAAAGCTCTTAACCAAGCATCTCAATAA